One Capsicum annuum cultivar UCD-10X-F1 chromosome 2, UCD10Xv1.1, whole genome shotgun sequence genomic window carries:
- the LOC124896226 gene encoding uncharacterized protein LOC124896226, whose amino-acid sequence MKGLVTKKQKFSHESKDNLHHCGAISTRSLVQKKADPGAFTISCTVGSLNFTKEICDLGANINLMTLSVYKKLGLGDPTPTNMRLVMVDRSVKRPVGILHDVLVKVADFILPADFIFLDCEVDFEVPIILGIPFLATRREIVDMKLHELKFRFNDNKARFKIHSSMRQKKKISVLSIVDVLYGDGKEVLTGCLGKV is encoded by the coding sequence ATGAAAGGCCTTGtcacaaagaaacaaaaatttagCCATGAGTCAAaagataatctccatcattgtggtgctatctccACAAGGTCTTTAGTACAGAAAAAGGCCGATCCAGGAGCATTTACCATCTCGTGCACTGTTGGGTCCCTAAACTTTACAAAAGAAATATGCGATTTGGGAGCCAATATAAACCTAATGACACTTTCTGTGTATAAGAAAttaggtttgggggatcctaccccgacGAACATGAGATTGGTGATGGTAGATAGGTCTGTAAAGCGGCCAgtgggcatattacatgatgtattggtaaaggtggccgactTTATATTGCCTGCTGATTTTATATTCctagactgtgaggtggactttgaagtgccAATCATCCTAGGTATACCATTCCTTGCAACTAGGAGAGAGATAGTGGACATGAAACTGCATGAGCTGAAGTTCAGATTCAACGACAATAaagcaagattcaaaatacactcatccatgaggCAGAAAAAAAAGATCAGTGTTCTCTCAATCGTGGATGTATTATATGGAGATGGTAAAGAGGTATTAACAGGTtgtcttggcaaagtctga